A part of Gramella sp. MAR_2010_147 genomic DNA contains:
- a CDS encoding glycosyltransferase family 2 protein, which translates to MQISVVIPLLNEEQSLVELYNWIAKVLRSNSFSYEIIFIDDGSTDGSWRTIESLSNNDVRVKGIRFNRNYGKSQALHAGFLKAQGDVVITMDADLQDNPEEIPELYNMIVKENNDLVSGWKKKRYDNVITKNLPSKVFNAAARKTSGVKLHDFNCGLKAYRNEVIKNIDVYGEMHRYIPVLAKNAGFYNITEKEVQHQARKYGKTKFGVSRFIYGFLDLISIWFLSKFGRRPMHLFGALGVLMFIIGFISAGWIGLSKLYKLYHGMPNILVVDNPWFYISLAVMIIGTQFFLAGFLGELILRSKREKERYLIKKTTSNI; encoded by the coding sequence ATGCAGATATCGGTTGTAATACCACTTCTTAACGAAGAACAATCTTTAGTAGAATTATATAATTGGATCGCAAAAGTACTGCGATCCAATTCCTTTTCTTATGAGATCATATTTATAGATGATGGTAGTACAGATGGCTCCTGGCGTACTATAGAATCACTTTCAAATAATGATGTTCGGGTTAAAGGCATTCGTTTTAATCGCAACTACGGAAAATCACAGGCATTACATGCAGGTTTTCTAAAAGCTCAGGGAGATGTTGTAATTACAATGGATGCAGATCTTCAGGACAATCCAGAGGAGATTCCTGAATTATATAATATGATCGTTAAAGAAAATAACGATCTGGTCTCAGGCTGGAAAAAGAAACGCTATGACAATGTGATTACCAAGAACCTTCCTTCTAAGGTCTTCAATGCTGCGGCACGAAAAACTTCCGGAGTAAAACTTCACGATTTTAATTGCGGATTAAAAGCATATAGAAATGAAGTCATAAAAAATATTGACGTTTATGGTGAAATGCACCGGTATATTCCCGTTTTGGCAAAAAACGCGGGTTTTTACAATATCACCGAAAAAGAAGTTCAGCATCAAGCCAGGAAATATGGAAAGACAAAATTTGGTGTAAGCCGTTTTATTTATGGTTTTTTAGATCTTATAAGTATCTGGTTTCTTTCAAAATTTGGACGCAGACCGATGCATCTATTCGGGGCACTGGGAGTACTTATGTTTATAATTGGTTTTATTTCAGCTGGATGGATAGGACTTTCAAAACTTTATAAATTATACCATGGGATGCCGAATATTCTCGTGGTAGACAATCCATGGTTCTATATTTCACTCGCAGTAATGATCATAGGTACCCAGTTTTTTCTAGCCGGATTCCTGGGTGAACTTATATTAAGGTCTAAGAGAGAGAAAGAACGATATCTTATAAAGAAAACCACTTCTAATATTTAG
- a CDS encoding phospho-sugar mutase, with amino-acid sequence MATIKPEILQKAEAWLSDIFDNETRSEVNRLIEQNPKELEESFYKNAEFGTGGMRGVMGVGTNRINKYTLGKNTQGLSNYLKKSFPNKEIKVAIAYDCRNNSQELARVVANVFSANGIKVFLFSELRPTPELSFAVKKLDCQCGIVLTASHNPPEYNGYKVYWEDGGQLVPPQDTDLVETINALEYSAINFKANEELIQEIDTEVDKAFAEASVENGSFSNSASARESLNIVFTSLHGTSITMVPEVLKKAGFTNVHIVEEQREPNGNFPTVKSPNPEEPEALKMALELAEEKNADIVIGTDPDCDRLGVAVRNLKGEMVLLNGNQTMLVMTWFLLEEWKTQGKIKGNEFVASTIVSTPMLKNLTEDFGVKYMEVLTGFKWIAKLIKDHPEMDFIGGGEESFGYMVGDFVRDKDAVTATLLACEIAAKMKAEGKSFYEKLLELYTVYGLYKEELISLVKKGIQGEQEIKQMLIDLRENPWEEIDGEKVVLVEDYKTSIAKNTQNHTEEKITTPKSNVLIYYTENGTKIAARPSGTEPKIKFYISVNSELNAVKNYAAEDQKLSAKIARIKEELKLG; translated from the coding sequence ATGGCTACTATTAAACCTGAAATTCTTCAGAAAGCCGAAGCATGGCTATCCGATATTTTTGATAATGAAACCAGGTCTGAAGTAAACAGGCTTATAGAACAGAATCCAAAAGAACTGGAAGAAAGTTTCTATAAGAATGCTGAATTTGGTACCGGTGGAATGCGAGGAGTCATGGGAGTTGGAACCAATCGCATCAATAAATATACGCTTGGGAAAAACACACAAGGTCTTTCAAACTATTTGAAGAAATCCTTTCCGAACAAAGAAATTAAGGTTGCCATAGCTTACGATTGCAGAAATAATAGTCAGGAACTTGCCAGGGTTGTAGCTAACGTCTTTTCAGCAAATGGAATCAAAGTATTTCTATTTTCAGAATTAAGACCAACACCAGAACTTTCATTCGCAGTAAAGAAATTAGATTGTCAATGTGGAATTGTATTAACAGCTAGCCACAATCCGCCAGAATACAATGGCTATAAGGTATACTGGGAAGATGGCGGTCAATTGGTGCCCCCTCAGGACACTGATCTGGTTGAAACTATCAATGCCCTGGAATATTCAGCGATAAATTTTAAAGCAAATGAAGAACTGATCCAGGAGATAGATACTGAAGTTGACAAAGCTTTTGCCGAGGCATCTGTTGAAAACGGAAGTTTTTCTAATTCAGCTTCAGCTCGAGAAAGTTTAAACATTGTTTTTACTTCACTTCACGGAACTTCCATCACTATGGTGCCGGAAGTTTTAAAGAAAGCTGGATTTACCAATGTTCACATCGTAGAAGAGCAGCGCGAACCCAATGGTAATTTTCCTACAGTAAAATCTCCAAACCCTGAAGAACCGGAAGCTCTTAAAATGGCACTGGAACTTGCAGAGGAAAAAAATGCCGATATCGTAATTGGAACCGATCCTGATTGTGATCGTCTTGGTGTTGCCGTTAGAAACCTAAAAGGAGAGATGGTTTTACTCAACGGAAATCAAACGATGCTCGTCATGACATGGTTTCTTCTGGAAGAATGGAAAACACAAGGCAAAATTAAAGGAAATGAGTTTGTGGCTTCTACCATAGTTTCCACTCCCATGCTGAAGAATCTTACAGAAGATTTTGGCGTAAAATATATGGAAGTGCTTACCGGCTTTAAATGGATCGCAAAATTAATAAAAGATCATCCAGAAATGGATTTTATTGGCGGAGGCGAAGAAAGTTTTGGCTATATGGTGGGTGATTTTGTTAGGGATAAAGATGCAGTTACCGCCACCCTACTGGCTTGCGAGATCGCGGCTAAAATGAAAGCTGAAGGCAAATCTTTTTACGAAAAACTTCTTGAACTTTACACAGTATACGGTTTGTACAAAGAAGAACTTATTTCATTGGTAAAGAAAGGAATCCAGGGAGAACAGGAAATTAAGCAGATGCTGATCGATCTTAGAGAAAATCCATGGGAAGAGATCGATGGAGAAAAAGTAGTATTAGTTGAAGATTATAAAACCTCTATTGCTAAAAACACTCAGAACCATACTGAAGAAAAAATTACGACCCCTAAATCTAACGTTCTTATCTATTACACTGAGAATGGTACAAAGATCGCCGCCAGACCAAGTGGAACTGAACCAAAGATTAAATTCTATATCAGTGTAAACTCAGAATTAAATGCGGTTAAAAACTATGCTGCAGAGGATCAAAAATTGAGTGCTAAAATTGCCCGAATCAAAGAAGAATTAAAACTGGGCTAA
- a CDS encoding ABC transporter ATP-binding protein yields the protein MTYFRKILEFAKPYKQFAILNIICNIFYAIFSTLSFIALIPVIQVLFDKTKRVSKKPVWDGLRGAKDYVTDYFNYEVTQKVNEDEVAALVFICGIVVLLFFLKNLFGYLSSFFLTFLRNGVLRDVRDAMYKKILELPVSYFSEKRKGDTISRITADVNEVQTSFLSILELIVREPLTILFTIIAMLLMSAKLTLFVFIFLPISGFIISLIGKQLKKQSNLAQEENGHFLSIVEETLSSLKIVKGFNAEKRFYNRFQNSTNRLNDILNKLINRQNMASPTSEFLGIFVIVIILWFGGNMVLVEETLDAATFIAFLGLAYNILTPAKQISKASYSVKKGNAAAERILAVLETPSTITDVPNALDKKEFEKNISIENISFGYEDEKVLKNFSIEVPKGETVALVGQSGSGKSTIANLITRFYDVNEGRIKVDGIDIREIKKSSLRDLMGLVTQDSILFNDSIRNNILLGKEDATDEEIIDALKIANAWEFVKELPAQLDTNIGDSGNKLSGGQKQRLSIARAVLKNPPIMILDEATSALDTESEKLVQKALENMMKNRTSVVIAHRLSTIQNADKIVVMQRGEIVEQGKHQELIASNGTYKKLVEMQSFE from the coding sequence ATGACCTACTTCAGGAAAATACTTGAGTTCGCAAAGCCTTATAAACAATTTGCGATACTAAATATTATTTGCAATATTTTTTATGCGATCTTCAGCACCTTATCATTTATAGCCTTAATACCGGTTATACAGGTATTATTTGATAAAACGAAACGGGTTTCTAAAAAACCAGTTTGGGATGGACTTCGTGGTGCAAAAGACTATGTTACAGATTATTTTAATTATGAGGTTACTCAAAAGGTTAATGAAGATGAAGTTGCTGCCCTAGTTTTTATTTGTGGTATTGTAGTCTTGCTGTTTTTTCTTAAAAATTTATTCGGCTACCTGAGTTCGTTTTTTCTAACATTTTTGAGAAATGGGGTTTTAAGGGATGTTCGCGATGCGATGTATAAAAAAATTCTGGAACTTCCGGTTTCTTACTTTTCCGAAAAAAGAAAGGGTGATACCATTTCAAGAATCACGGCAGATGTAAATGAAGTACAAACCTCCTTTTTATCGATTCTTGAATTAATTGTTAGAGAGCCTCTTACGATCCTGTTTACCATAATCGCAATGCTGTTAATGAGTGCCAAATTAACCTTATTCGTTTTTATTTTCCTTCCTATTTCCGGCTTTATAATTTCGCTCATTGGAAAACAACTAAAAAAACAATCAAATTTAGCGCAGGAAGAAAATGGCCATTTTCTGAGTATTGTGGAAGAAACTCTTTCCAGCCTAAAGATCGTTAAGGGATTTAATGCTGAAAAAAGATTTTATAATCGATTTCAAAACTCAACAAACAGACTGAATGACATTTTAAACAAGCTGATCAACAGGCAGAATATGGCTTCTCCTACCAGTGAGTTCCTTGGTATATTTGTAATAGTGATCATTCTTTGGTTTGGAGGAAATATGGTCTTGGTGGAAGAAACCCTGGATGCCGCCACTTTTATCGCTTTTTTAGGTCTTGCATACAATATTCTCACCCCTGCGAAACAAATTTCTAAAGCTTCCTACAGCGTTAAAAAGGGTAATGCAGCAGCAGAACGTATTCTTGCGGTACTTGAAACTCCGTCAACGATTACAGATGTGCCAAATGCGCTGGATAAAAAGGAATTTGAAAAAAACATCAGTATTGAAAATATTAGTTTCGGTTACGAAGATGAAAAAGTATTGAAGAATTTCAGCATCGAAGTCCCAAAAGGAGAAACTGTTGCTTTAGTTGGTCAATCTGGATCTGGGAAGTCCACCATCGCGAATTTAATTACCCGCTTCTACGATGTGAACGAAGGAAGAATAAAGGTAGATGGTATAGATATTCGTGAAATAAAGAAATCTTCGTTACGTGATCTTATGGGGCTGGTAACCCAGGATTCAATCTTGTTCAATGATAGTATTCGAAACAATATTTTATTAGGTAAAGAAGATGCTACAGATGAAGAAATTATTGATGCCTTAAAAATAGCCAATGCATGGGAGTTTGTGAAAGAATTACCAGCACAGCTCGATACCAATATTGGTGATAGCGGAAATAAATTGAGCGGTGGTCAAAAGCAGCGTTTATCTATTGCTAGAGCAGTATTAAAAAACCCTCCGATAATGATCCTTGATGAGGCAACTTCTGCTTTGGACACAGAAAGTGAGAAACTGGTGCAAAAAGCACTGGAGAATATGATGAAGAATAGAACATCTGTGGTCATCGCTCATCGATTATCAACCATTCAAAACGCCGATAAAATTGTCGTTATGCAAAGGGGTGAGATCGTAGAACAGGGAAAACACCAGGAGTTAATCGCCTCTAACGGAACCTATAAAAAGCTGGTAGAAATGCAATCTTTTGAATAG
- a CDS encoding RNA polymerase sigma factor: MQNSEDILVSRLQDSTSSQEAFRELISEYKERLYWHIRNIVKNHDDTDDILQNTFLKVYKNINQFKGDSKLYTWMYRIATNESITFLNKKARRLSITSEELQNKIIDNLESDVYFDGNEIQLKLQKAIATLPEKQQQVFVMKYFEELKYREMSELLDTSEGALKASYHIAAKKIEEYLKSN; encoded by the coding sequence TTGCAAAATTCCGAAGATATATTAGTAAGCCGATTACAGGACAGCACTTCCTCTCAGGAAGCTTTCAGAGAGCTTATATCTGAATATAAGGAACGACTTTACTGGCATATTAGGAATATTGTAAAAAATCATGATGATACAGATGATATATTGCAGAATACATTTCTAAAAGTTTACAAAAACATAAATCAATTTAAGGGGGATAGTAAACTTTACACCTGGATGTATAGAATTGCAACTAATGAGTCTATTACTTTTTTAAATAAAAAAGCGCGAAGACTAAGCATCACCTCTGAAGAATTACAAAATAAGATCATTGATAACCTGGAAAGCGATGTCTATTTTGATGGTAATGAGATCCAGTTGAAATTACAGAAAGCTATTGCTACTTTACCCGAAAAGCAGCAACAGGTATTCGTTATGAAGTATTTTGAGGAGCTTAAGTACCGGGAAATGTCAGAATTACTAGATACCAGCGAAGGTGCATTAAAAGCATCCTATCACATTGCAGCAAAAAAAATTGAAGAATATTTAAAGTCCAATTAA
- a CDS encoding oxidoreductase yields the protein MRKISFLLILLAFACKESSKENTAGNLENNKSEYFSSVETNVILEDDSLSVRAIEVIGQNLAFAGNNGMYGLYNSTQKTWKTNIQKFDTIVPEYRAIASTSNDFFMLSVASPALLFKTGDSGKMELVYKEEDEKAFYDAMVFWNDKEGVAMGDPTDECISIIITRNGGKSWSKLECENLPQAAEGEAAFAASNSNIVVKGDKTWLLTGGMKSRILFSPDKGNSWSVFETPLIQGKSTTGGYSLDFYDEQTGIIIGGDYTNAEGNKGNKAVTKDGGKTWKLVAEGKAPGYKSSVRYVPNSEGNEILATGFTGIHYSKDGGNSWEKLSDEGFYTLRFVNDTLAYAAGKGRIAKLIFR from the coding sequence ATGAGAAAAATAAGTTTTTTATTGATTTTATTGGCCTTTGCATGTAAAGAGTCTTCAAAAGAAAATACGGCCGGAAACCTTGAAAATAACAAATCTGAATATTTTAGTTCTGTTGAAACTAACGTGATACTGGAGGATGATTCTTTAAGTGTAAGAGCTATAGAAGTTATTGGGCAAAACCTGGCATTTGCCGGAAATAACGGAATGTATGGTCTATACAATTCTACTCAAAAAACCTGGAAGACCAATATTCAAAAATTTGATACGATAGTTCCTGAATACAGAGCAATTGCAAGTACTTCAAATGACTTTTTTATGTTGAGTGTTGCAAGTCCGGCATTGTTGTTTAAAACAGGAGATTCAGGAAAAATGGAACTGGTTTATAAAGAAGAAGATGAAAAAGCATTTTACGATGCCATGGTTTTCTGGAATGATAAAGAAGGTGTAGCCATGGGAGATCCAACCGATGAATGCATTTCCATAATAATTACCCGGAATGGAGGAAAGAGCTGGAGTAAATTAGAATGTGAAAATTTACCGCAGGCTGCTGAAGGGGAAGCTGCTTTTGCTGCAAGTAATTCTAATATCGTTGTTAAAGGAGATAAGACCTGGTTACTTACCGGAGGAATGAAATCCAGAATCCTTTTCTCTCCAGATAAAGGAAACTCCTGGAGTGTTTTTGAAACACCCCTTATACAGGGAAAATCAACAACCGGAGGTTATAGCTTAGATTTTTATGATGAGCAGACTGGAATTATCATCGGAGGTGATTATACCAATGCGGAAGGGAATAAAGGAAATAAGGCTGTTACGAAAGACGGTGGTAAAACATGGAAATTAGTTGCAGAAGGAAAAGCTCCAGGTTACAAGAGTAGTGTTAGATATGTTCCAAACTCTGAAGGAAATGAAATTTTAGCTACGGGTTTCACTGGCATTCATTATAGTAAAGATGGTGGTAACTCCTGGGAGAAATTATCTGATGAAGGCTTCTATACTTTGAGATTTGTAAATGATACCCTGGCGTATGCTGCCGGCAAGGGAAGGATAGCAAAATTGATCTTTCGGTAG
- a CDS encoding RsmB/NOP family class I SAM-dependent RNA methyltransferase, with amino-acid sequence MRLHRNLVFATVDALAEIFNEGKYADKVIANTLKRDKRWGSRDRGFIAETTYDIVRWKRLYAEIAEVKEPFKREDIFRMLAVWCVLRGVKIPDWPQFEKTPERRIKGRFDELSRIRKFRESIPDWMDELGEKELGEKVWTKEIHALNEQAPVVIRVNNLKTNSKELAAKLSEEGVETNPIRNYPEALELKERANIFKTKAFQDGLFEVQDASSQRVAELLDVKPGMRVVDTCAGAGGKTLHLAALMENKGQIIALDIYGNKLKELKRRAKRAGAHNVETRSIDSTKVIKKLYNSADRVLIDAPCSGLGVLSRNPDAKWKLQPEFLEKIKNTQLEILEKYSRIVKEGGKLVYATCSILPSENEKQVQKFLKTEIGRDFKLLKEKKILSNESGYDGFYMALLQKD; translated from the coding sequence ATGCGCCTACACAGGAATCTTGTTTTTGCTACCGTTGATGCTTTAGCTGAAATATTTAATGAAGGAAAATATGCCGATAAGGTCATAGCAAATACCCTGAAAAGGGATAAACGCTGGGGATCTAGAGACCGCGGATTTATTGCAGAAACTACTTATGACATTGTGAGATGGAAAAGACTTTACGCTGAAATAGCTGAAGTAAAAGAACCATTTAAGAGAGAAGATATTTTTAGAATGCTTGCAGTTTGGTGTGTGCTAAGAGGTGTGAAGATTCCCGACTGGCCACAATTTGAAAAAACTCCTGAAAGACGTATAAAAGGCAGGTTTGATGAGCTAAGTAGAATTAGAAAATTTAGAGAGTCCATTCCAGATTGGATGGATGAGCTTGGAGAAAAAGAATTAGGAGAGAAAGTATGGACAAAAGAAATTCATGCACTAAATGAACAGGCTCCTGTAGTAATTAGAGTAAATAATCTTAAGACCAACTCAAAGGAATTAGCTGCAAAACTTAGTGAAGAAGGTGTAGAAACCAATCCTATCCGAAATTATCCCGAGGCACTGGAACTAAAGGAAAGAGCTAATATCTTTAAAACAAAAGCTTTTCAGGATGGTCTATTTGAAGTACAGGATGCCAGTTCTCAAAGAGTTGCCGAGCTACTTGATGTGAAACCAGGAATGCGAGTAGTAGATACCTGTGCGGGTGCTGGAGGAAAAACGCTGCATCTGGCAGCCTTGATGGAAAATAAAGGACAGATCATTGCCCTGGATATCTATGGTAATAAATTAAAGGAACTCAAAAGAAGAGCTAAAAGAGCTGGTGCCCATAATGTAGAAACCAGAAGTATTGATTCTACAAAAGTGATCAAAAAACTTTATAATTCTGCAGATAGGGTTCTTATAGATGCGCCTTGTAGCGGATTAGGTGTCCTAAGCCGAAATCCTGACGCCAAGTGGAAACTTCAACCGGAGTTTCTGGAAAAGATCAAAAATACGCAGTTAGAGATTTTAGAAAAGTATTCAAGAATTGTAAAAGAGGGCGGGAAATTAGTATATGCTACCTGTTCTATTCTACCTTCAGAAAATGAAAAGCAGGTTCAGAAATTCTTAAAAACAGAAATTGGTCGGGATTTTAAGCTATTAAAAGAGAAAAAAATTCTGTCAAACGAAAGTGGCTATGATGGTTTCTATATGGCTTTATTGCAGAAGGATTAA
- a CDS encoding DUF4377 domain-containing protein — MYTNNRIIPAMTILILMGISSCSLIRDKDNEAEIIEMRVNHFKQTGFGSAPQLTLLVQEAEAIGGAEWTYFYDNIEGFDYSSGYLYELTVKKETVPNPLQDASSIQYTLQSINAREKVDDNESFEIKLKWGGTNFLNGTGEQFSLLDEYTIDCDNLCEELSLKIENQEEVTGIFLHAPDNELKLIGIQ, encoded by the coding sequence ATGTATACCAATAACCGTATTATACCAGCAATGACCATTCTCATTCTTATGGGAATAAGTTCCTGTTCGCTAATTAGAGATAAAGATAATGAGGCTGAAATAATAGAAATGCGTGTAAATCATTTTAAACAAACCGGTTTTGGAAGTGCTCCGCAACTTACATTATTAGTTCAGGAAGCTGAGGCAATAGGAGGGGCAGAGTGGACTTATTTTTATGATAACATTGAAGGGTTTGATTATTCATCTGGATATTTGTACGAACTTACTGTAAAAAAGGAAACAGTTCCTAACCCACTTCAGGATGCATCCTCAATTCAGTATACGTTGCAAAGTATCAATGCCAGGGAGAAGGTAGACGACAACGAGAGCTTTGAAATTAAACTAAAATGGGGAGGCACTAATTTTTTGAATGGTACAGGTGAACAATTCTCTCTTTTGGATGAATATACTATAGATTGTGATAATTTGTGTGAAGAACTATCTCTTAAGATCGAGAACCAGGAAGAAGTAACAGGAATCTTTTTGCATGCACCGGATAATGAATTGAAACTTATTGGGATTCAATAA